The following are from one region of the Nocardia terpenica genome:
- a CDS encoding IclR family transcriptional regulator: MIQSVDRAVRILFALQGARRLTLSELAAELGLPPTTVHGIVRTLAVHGVVVQEHGGGRYQLGPAVLRLGNVYLDTLELRSRALTWAHELARRTGLAVRVGVLFGDDVVIIHHEPRPDGSRQMPEVGIEIPAHASALGKAMLAFVPGQKHAGNSGGNEAGNSGGSDARNSGGSDARNSGGSDARNSGGSDARNSGGSDARNSGGSDARNSGGSGEGLRSMTGETITSREALAEHLTAVGESGLATERDEAVLGESCIAGAIFDRTGAVVGAVGVVLPTADWPAPDATVDAVRTAARTISRELGSPRWPVPPDRP, from the coding sequence GTGATCCAGTCCGTCGACCGGGCCGTCCGGATCCTGTTCGCGCTGCAGGGCGCGCGCCGCCTGACGCTGTCGGAGCTGGCGGCCGAGCTGGGGTTGCCGCCGACCACCGTGCACGGCATCGTCCGCACGCTGGCCGTGCACGGGGTGGTGGTGCAGGAGCACGGCGGCGGGCGCTATCAGCTGGGCCCGGCGGTGCTGCGGCTGGGCAACGTGTACCTGGACACCCTGGAGCTGCGATCCCGGGCACTGACCTGGGCACACGAGCTGGCCCGCCGCACCGGGCTGGCGGTACGGGTCGGCGTGCTGTTCGGCGACGACGTGGTGATCATCCACCACGAGCCGCGGCCCGACGGAAGTCGGCAGATGCCGGAGGTGGGCATCGAGATCCCCGCGCACGCAAGCGCTTTGGGGAAGGCGATGCTGGCGTTTGTTCCCGGCCAAAAGCATGCCGGGAACAGCGGGGGTAACGAGGCCGGGAACAGCGGGGGAAGCGACGCCAGGAACAGCGGGGGAAGCGACGCCAGGAACAGCGGGGGAAGCGACGCCAGGAACAGCGGGGGAAGCGACGCCAGGAACAGCGGGGGAAGCGACGCCAGGAACAGCGGGGGAAGCGACGCCAGGAACAGCGGGGGAAGCGGGGAGGGCCTGCGCAGTATGACCGGTGAGACCATTACGTCTCGGGAGGCGCTGGCCGAACATCTCACCGCGGTAGGCGAATCCGGACTCGCCACCGAGCGTGACGAGGCCGTCCTGGGTGAATCCTGTATTGCCGGAGCGATTTTCGATCGGACGGGGGCCGTGGTGGGGGCGGTCGGCGTGGTTCTGCCTACCGCCGACTGGCCCGCACCGGATGCCACCGTCGATGCGGTTCGCACTGCGGCCCGCACGATTTCGCGCGAGCTGGGCTCGCCCCGCTGGCCCGTCCCACCCGACCGACCATGA
- a CDS encoding SDR family NAD(P)-dependent oxidoreductase: MSNDAYFTGKVCVITGAGSGIGRALAENLARRGAKLALSDVDTEGLAETVRRCTALGADVKSDRLDVAEREAVLLYADAVRKHFGVVHQIYNNAGIAFHGEVIDSQFKDIERIMDVDFWGVVNGTKAFLPHLIESGSGHVVNVSSLFGLIAVPGQSAYNAAKFAVRGFTESLRQEMLARKHPVKVTCVHPGGIKTAVARNATYAEGLDAAKLASFFDRQLAMHSPEMAAQTITEGVRKGHGRVLIGWEAKALDLFVRTTASYYQRLALVVNRRLFP, encoded by the coding sequence GTGAGCAACGATGCTTACTTCACCGGAAAAGTCTGCGTGATCACCGGCGCGGGGTCCGGCATCGGCCGGGCCCTGGCGGAGAATCTGGCCCGCCGGGGCGCGAAACTCGCACTGTCCGATGTCGATACCGAGGGGCTGGCCGAAACCGTCCGGCGCTGTACGGCATTGGGCGCCGACGTCAAATCCGACCGGCTCGACGTGGCCGAGCGGGAGGCGGTGCTGCTGTACGCCGACGCGGTCCGCAAGCACTTCGGCGTCGTGCACCAGATCTACAACAACGCCGGAATCGCCTTCCACGGCGAGGTGATCGACTCCCAGTTCAAGGACATCGAGCGCATCATGGATGTCGACTTCTGGGGAGTCGTCAACGGCACCAAGGCGTTCCTGCCGCATCTGATCGAATCCGGTTCCGGACACGTGGTCAATGTGTCGAGCCTGTTCGGGCTCATCGCGGTGCCGGGGCAGAGCGCCTACAACGCGGCCAAGTTCGCGGTGCGTGGTTTCACCGAGTCGCTGCGCCAGGAGATGCTGGCCCGCAAGCATCCGGTCAAGGTCACCTGCGTGCACCCCGGCGGGATCAAGACCGCGGTCGCCCGCAACGCCACCTACGCCGAGGGACTCGACGCCGCCAAGCTGGCCTCGTTCTTCGACCGGCAGCTCGCGATGCACTCGCCGGAGATGGCCGCGCAGACCATCACCGAGGGCGTGCGCAAGGGCCACGGCCGGGTGCTGATCGGCTGGGAGGCCAAGGCGCTGGACCTGTTCGTCCGCACCACCGCCTCCTACTACCAGCGCCTCGCGCTCGTGGTGAACCGCCGCCTGTTCCCCTGA
- a CDS encoding TetR/AcrR family transcriptional regulator → MGGERTGGNAKRVRLSPAERREQLITLGARMLRERALEDISVGEIAARAGISRGLLFHYFTSKQDFQLAIVRHANAELLARTMPDRSLSLPDMLRDAVDRYVRYVSDNRTSYLALLRGPASTRPELVTLVDATRYAIVDRILAEAPVSPDDPDRPRLRLAVRGWIAFAEETTLSWLREETITRDQLIGLLVESLPALARNPLLSAALHAGDQARYS, encoded by the coding sequence GTGGGTGGTGAACGGACCGGCGGCAACGCCAAGCGGGTGCGGCTGAGCCCGGCCGAACGCCGGGAGCAACTCATCACGCTCGGCGCCCGGATGCTGCGCGAACGCGCCCTCGAGGACATCTCCGTCGGCGAGATCGCCGCCCGGGCCGGTATCTCGCGGGGCCTGCTGTTCCACTACTTCACCAGCAAGCAGGACTTTCAGCTGGCCATCGTGCGGCACGCCAACGCCGAGCTGCTGGCGCGGACCATGCCCGATCGCAGCCTGTCGCTGCCGGACATGCTGCGCGACGCGGTCGACCGCTACGTCCGCTACGTCAGCGACAACCGCACCTCCTACCTGGCCCTGCTGCGCGGCCCGGCCAGCACCCGCCCGGAGCTGGTGACCCTGGTGGACGCGACCCGCTACGCCATCGTCGACCGCATCCTCGCCGAGGCCCCCGTGTCGCCGGACGATCCGGACCGGCCGCGGCTGCGCCTGGCGGTGCGCGGCTGGATCGCCTTCGCCGAGGAGACGACCCTGAGCTGGCTGCGCGAGGAGACCATCACCCGCGACCAGCTCATCGGCCTGCTCGTCGAATCGCTGCCCGCGCTGGCCCGCAACCCGCTGCTGTCCGCCGCACTGCACGCCGGGGATCAGGCCCGGTACTCGTAG
- a CDS encoding glycine betaine ABC transporter substrate-binding protein, which translates to MELTGSMRATARALVAAMAATLAVSCSGGGESPTIRVGAGDSAQSDLIARIYAQALARTGAHTAVVAHVGQRADYLAALDADRVTLVGDDSGDLLTALDSTATARLPDKNAAAAAAEAPNDPTRVSAVQQPPNVADALSRALPEGLSTSDIADGTDLRPAFVLARAEADRYPGTLPELAPHCAELTVGIATGSELDPLRPAPDPQRDVLTPLRERYHCDITHYTVYPGDSELRKALADGRIQAGVLTAPAALLPGGPGDLVPIADPAYAFRAHSIVPLFRQGALTGTQIKKLNYVAGELTTTDLADLIGKVRDEHAAPDDLARGWLDEHNL; encoded by the coding sequence ATGGAGTTGACCGGTTCGATGCGGGCGACGGCCCGCGCGCTGGTCGCGGCGATGGCCGCTACGCTGGCCGTTTCCTGCTCCGGCGGCGGCGAGAGCCCGACGATTCGGGTGGGCGCGGGCGATTCCGCTCAATCGGATTTGATTGCCCGGATCTACGCCCAGGCCCTCGCGCGCACCGGCGCCCATACCGCCGTCGTGGCGCATGTGGGACAGCGCGCGGACTATCTGGCCGCCCTGGACGCGGACAGGGTGACCCTGGTCGGCGACGACAGCGGCGACCTGTTGACGGCCCTGGACTCGACGGCCACGGCACGGCTCCCCGACAAGAACGCCGCGGCCGCGGCGGCCGAGGCTCCGAACGATCCGACGCGGGTGTCGGCGGTCCAGCAGCCACCGAATGTCGCCGACGCGCTGAGTCGTGCCCTGCCCGAGGGACTGTCCACCTCCGACATCGCCGACGGCACCGACCTGCGGCCCGCCTTCGTGCTGGCCCGCGCCGAGGCCGACCGGTACCCCGGGACACTGCCCGAGCTGGCCCCGCACTGCGCCGAGTTGACCGTCGGCATCGCCACGGGCAGCGAACTCGACCCGCTGCGCCCCGCCCCGGACCCACAGCGCGACGTGCTCACCCCGCTGCGCGAGCGGTACCACTGCGACATCACCCACTACACGGTCTATCCCGGCGACTCCGAGCTGCGAAAGGCCCTCGCCGACGGCCGGATTCAGGCCGGTGTGCTCACCGCCCCCGCGGCCCTGCTCCCCGGCGGCCCGGGCGACCTCGTCCCGATCGCCGACCCGGCCTACGCCTTCCGCGCTCACAGCATCGTCCCCCTCTTCCGCCAGGGCGCGCTCACGGGCACCCAGATCAAGAAACTCAACTACGTCGCGGGCGAACTGACCACCACCGACCTGGCCGACCTGATCGGCAAAGTCCGCGACGAGCACGCCGCCCCCGACGACCTCGCACGCGGCTGGCTCGACGAACACAATCTCTGA
- a CDS encoding AMP-dependent synthetase/ligase, whose amino-acid sequence MREFEVPATYTIPADANMSDGAFRHAERTPGLVVFNKPDGKGGWLDVTAVEFARAVTDVAKGLIAAGIQLGDRVGILAATQYEWVVLDFAIWAAGGCTVAIYDSSSAEQARWILEDSATRLLVVENAKHRATIAEIEGGLPELSETLVLADGAVDALIRRGAELDDQVVHDRRAQVKVSSPATLIYTSGTTGRPKGVMLSHSNLYAESAACRSAMPQFLKPGHRSLLFLPLAHVFARAVALAAFDAGVTVAHTADWSTLVEQFGRYKPDFILSVPRVFEKVFNAAKQKAHDDGKGRIFDYAADVAVSYSEAVQAGGAGLLLRVQHALFDRLVYGRLRDAMGGRCLSAVSGGGPLGARLGHFFRGAGVTIYEGYGLTESTAAISVNTPSHIKIGSVGQPLPGHAVKIADDGELLLRGGVVFAGYWKNPTASEDAFVDGWFKTGDLGALDDEGFITITGRKKEIIVTAGGKNVSPAVLEDSLRAYPLISQVMVVGDGKPFIAALVTLDPEALPAWKERHDLPADLPVEKLIELPDLVAEIDAAVAETNKLVSHAESIKKVRILPVDWTQDSGELTPKLSLKRNVVMKNYAADVEAIYS is encoded by the coding sequence ATGCGAGAGTTCGAAGTCCCGGCTACCTACACCATTCCCGCGGACGCCAACATGTCCGACGGCGCCTTCCGGCATGCCGAGCGCACGCCCGGCCTGGTGGTGTTCAACAAGCCGGACGGCAAGGGTGGTTGGCTCGACGTCACGGCTGTCGAGTTCGCGAGAGCCGTCACCGACGTGGCCAAGGGCCTGATCGCCGCCGGTATCCAGCTCGGCGATCGCGTGGGCATCCTGGCCGCCACCCAGTACGAGTGGGTGGTCCTCGACTTCGCCATCTGGGCCGCGGGCGGCTGCACCGTGGCCATCTACGACAGCTCCTCCGCCGAGCAGGCCCGCTGGATCCTGGAGGATTCCGCGACCCGGCTGCTCGTCGTCGAGAACGCGAAACACCGTGCCACCATTGCCGAGATCGAGGGCGGGTTGCCCGAGCTGTCGGAGACCCTGGTGCTGGCCGACGGCGCGGTCGACGCGCTGATCCGGCGCGGCGCCGAACTCGACGATCAGGTCGTGCACGACCGGCGCGCGCAGGTGAAGGTCTCCTCGCCCGCGACGCTCATCTACACCTCGGGCACCACCGGTCGGCCCAAGGGCGTCATGCTCTCGCATTCCAATCTCTACGCCGAGTCGGCGGCCTGCCGGTCGGCCATGCCGCAGTTCCTCAAGCCCGGCCACCGGTCGCTGCTGTTTTTGCCGCTGGCGCACGTGTTCGCCCGCGCGGTGGCGCTGGCCGCCTTCGATGCGGGCGTGACCGTGGCGCACACCGCCGACTGGTCCACGCTGGTCGAGCAGTTCGGCCGGTACAAGCCCGATTTCATCCTGTCGGTGCCGCGGGTGTTCGAGAAGGTGTTCAACGCCGCCAAGCAGAAGGCGCACGACGACGGCAAGGGCCGGATCTTCGACTACGCCGCCGATGTCGCCGTCTCCTACAGCGAGGCGGTGCAGGCCGGGGGCGCGGGGCTGCTGCTGCGGGTGCAGCACGCGCTGTTCGACCGGCTGGTGTACGGGCGGCTGCGCGACGCGATGGGTGGGCGGTGCCTGTCGGCGGTCTCCGGCGGCGGTCCGCTGGGCGCGCGGCTGGGGCACTTCTTCCGCGGCGCGGGCGTCACCATCTACGAGGGCTACGGTCTCACCGAGTCCACGGCCGCCATCTCGGTGAACACGCCCTCGCACATCAAGATCGGATCGGTCGGGCAGCCGCTGCCCGGGCACGCGGTCAAGATCGCCGACGACGGTGAGTTGCTGTTGCGCGGCGGGGTCGTCTTCGCCGGGTACTGGAAGAATCCCACGGCGTCCGAGGACGCCTTCGTCGACGGCTGGTTCAAGACCGGCGACCTGGGCGCGCTCGACGACGAGGGCTTCATCACCATCACCGGGCGCAAGAAGGAGATCATCGTCACCGCGGGCGGCAAGAACGTCTCCCCGGCCGTGCTCGAGGACTCGCTGCGGGCGTACCCGCTGATCAGCCAGGTCATGGTGGTCGGCGACGGCAAGCCGTTCATCGCCGCGCTGGTCACCCTCGACCCGGAGGCGCTGCCCGCCTGGAAGGAGCGCCACGACCTCCCGGCCGACCTGCCCGTCGAAAAGCTGATCGAGCTGCCCGACCTGGTGGCCGAGATCGACGCCGCGGTCGCGGAGACCAACAAGCTGGTCTCGCACGCCGAGTCCATCAAGAAGGTCCGCATCCTCCCGGTCGACTGGACCCAGGACAGCGGCGAACTGACCCCGAAGCTGTCGCTCAAGCGCAATGTGGTGATGAAGAACTACGCGGCGGACGTGGAGGCTATTTACAGCTGA
- a CDS encoding flavin-containing monooxygenase encodes MSRKVTDKAVGDPSARHVHILIVGSGFSGLGLAIRLRRDGRDDFLVLERGGDVGGTWRDNTYPGAACDVPSQLYSYSFAPNPNWSRSFSRQPEIQRYIQDVADRYRVRDKHLFDCDMTDARWNARDARWEVRTTRGAFTADVLVSAVGALCEPNLPDIKGINDFRGEIFHSARWDHDADLTGKRIAVIGTGASAIQIVPSIAPAVAHLDVYQRTAPWLLPRLDRPYTLPERLAFKYLPGMQRLSRAAIYAVRETQVVGLAKFPPAMLALEAVARAKLRYEVRDPELRRKVTPNFRIGCKRMLISNDYYPALGRDNVDVVTDGIREIRAQSIVAADGVEREVDAIVVATGFHVTDSPVFDAITGRDGRTLAEVFDESGQQGYKGTAVANYPNMFFLLGPNVGLGHTSMVYMIESQIAYIADAIATMSARGLRTVEVRRDAQDAFNRDLQRKLTGTVWSTGGCASWYLDKHGNNTTLWPDFTFRFRRMLESFDLAAYDTTAATHGAEARPDLKVVGAQ; translated from the coding sequence ATGAGTCGCAAGGTTACAGACAAAGCCGTCGGCGACCCGTCCGCCCGTCACGTGCACATCCTGATCGTCGGCAGCGGATTCTCCGGGCTGGGCCTGGCCATCCGGCTCCGCCGGGACGGCCGGGACGACTTCCTGGTGCTCGAGCGCGGCGGTGACGTCGGCGGCACCTGGCGCGACAACACCTACCCGGGCGCGGCCTGCGATGTGCCGTCCCAGCTGTACTCGTATTCCTTTGCGCCGAACCCGAACTGGTCGCGGTCGTTCTCCCGGCAGCCCGAAATCCAGCGCTACATCCAGGATGTCGCCGATCGCTACCGGGTGCGCGACAAGCACCTGTTCGACTGCGATATGACCGACGCCCGCTGGAACGCGCGGGACGCGCGATGGGAGGTGCGGACCACCAGGGGGGCGTTCACCGCCGACGTGCTGGTGTCCGCGGTCGGCGCGCTGTGCGAGCCGAATCTGCCGGATATCAAGGGCATCAACGACTTCCGGGGCGAGATCTTCCACTCCGCGCGCTGGGACCACGACGCCGACCTGACCGGCAAGCGGATCGCGGTGATCGGCACCGGCGCCTCGGCCATCCAGATCGTGCCGTCCATCGCGCCCGCGGTCGCCCACCTGGACGTCTACCAGCGCACCGCGCCGTGGCTGCTGCCGCGCCTGGACCGGCCCTACACCCTGCCCGAACGGCTCGCGTTCAAGTATCTGCCCGGCATGCAACGCCTTTCGCGCGCCGCCATCTACGCGGTCCGCGAGACCCAGGTGGTGGGCCTGGCCAAGTTCCCGCCCGCCATGCTGGCGCTGGAGGCGGTCGCGCGCGCCAAGCTGCGGTACGAGGTGCGCGATCCGGAGCTGCGCCGCAAGGTCACGCCGAACTTCCGCATCGGCTGCAAGCGCATGCTCATCTCCAACGACTACTACCCGGCGCTCGGCCGCGACAATGTCGACGTCGTCACCGACGGCATCCGGGAGATCCGGGCGCAGTCGATCGTCGCCGCCGACGGCGTGGAGCGCGAGGTGGACGCCATCGTGGTCGCCACCGGATTCCACGTCACCGACTCGCCGGTGTTCGACGCGATCACCGGGCGCGACGGCCGCACGCTCGCCGAGGTTTTCGACGAGTCGGGGCAGCAGGGCTACAAGGGCACCGCCGTCGCCAACTACCCCAATATGTTCTTCCTGCTCGGCCCGAACGTGGGCCTGGGCCACACCTCGATGGTGTACATGATCGAATCGCAGATCGCCTACATCGCCGACGCGATCGCCACCATGAGCGCGCGCGGACTGCGCACGGTCGAGGTGCGACGCGACGCCCAGGACGCGTTCAACCGCGACCTGCAGCGCAAGCTGACCGGCACGGTGTGGAGTACCGGCGGCTGCGCCAGCTGGTATCTGGACAAGCACGGCAACAACACCACGCTCTGGCCGGATTTCACCTTCCGCTTCCGTAGGATGCTCGAATCCTTCGACCTCGCGGCGTACGACACGACCGCGGCAACCCATGGCGCCGAGGCCCGGCCCGATCTGAAAGTGGTGGGAGCACAGTGA
- a CDS encoding alpha/beta hydrolase, with protein sequence MAAISVPLPVARLILHPIFRYTMHHRLSWQAQRALLEAAAVAQLAPRDARVRRMRLGGRPAERVSAANAADPGAVLYLHGGGYTVCSPGTHRALTGLLARALGRPVYVPDYRLAPEHPFPAALDDAEAAFLELVATGLAPETIAVSGDSAGGGLSLALAERLRDRHGIRPAALGLIAPWADPNEIPGRARDLVISRPWSRACAAAYLGDGDGLDPGYAPLLGDLRGLPPTYVQVDADELLHDQCTRLVAALRAAQVPTRFSVTHGLWHVAQLQAGLVAPAAAAVRELADFLAAALQPAQTRTIR encoded by the coding sequence ATGGCTGCCATTTCCGTGCCGCTGCCGGTCGCGCGGCTGATCCTGCATCCGATCTTCCGCTACACCATGCACCACCGGCTGTCGTGGCAGGCGCAGCGCGCGCTGCTGGAGGCCGCCGCGGTCGCCCAGCTGGCGCCCCGGGACGCCCGGGTGCGGCGAATGCGGCTGGGCGGGCGCCCGGCCGAGCGGGTGAGCGCCGCGAATGCCGCCGATCCCGGTGCGGTGCTGTATCTGCACGGCGGCGGGTACACGGTGTGCTCGCCCGGCACGCACCGCGCGCTGACCGGCCTGCTGGCCCGCGCGCTCGGCCGCCCGGTCTACGTCCCGGACTACCGGCTCGCCCCCGAGCACCCGTTCCCCGCCGCCCTCGACGACGCCGAGGCGGCGTTCCTGGAGCTGGTCGCCACCGGGCTGGCACCGGAAACGATTGCGGTATCCGGCGATTCGGCGGGCGGCGGGCTGTCGCTCGCGCTGGCCGAGCGGCTGCGCGACCGGCACGGAATCCGGCCCGCCGCACTGGGTTTGATCGCGCCCTGGGCCGATCCGAACGAAATCCCGGGCCGGGCGCGGGATCTGGTGATCAGCAGGCCGTGGTCGCGCGCCTGCGCCGCCGCCTACCTCGGCGACGGCGACGGCCTGGACCCCGGCTACGCGCCGCTGCTGGGCGACCTGCGCGGCCTGCCGCCGACATACGTGCAGGTCGACGCGGACGAACTGCTCCACGACCAGTGCACCCGGCTGGTCGCGGCGCTGCGCGCGGCGCAGGTCCCGACGCGCTTCTCGGTGACGCACGGGCTCTGGCATGTCGCCCAGTTGCAGGCGGGGTTGGTCGCACCCGCCGCGGCGGCTGTGCGCGAGCTGGCGGACTTCCTCGCCGCAGCCCTCCAACCAGCGCAAACGCGGACCATACGATAG
- a CDS encoding MFS transporter, producing MTTSSAPKSAAARPKIALATVTAVLFVTFLDTTIVSVTLGNIQSDIHAGVVSLQWVVNAYTLVFASLMLTAGSLGDRWGRKKVMVGGLVIFCAGSVFSALASSVSLLIAGRGVMGLGAAASEPGTLSVIRHIFPDRGLRARALGAWAAVSGLALALGPVIGGLLVGAFGWRSVFWFNLAVGAVVLAAALRYVPESADPQPGPVDLPGFVLGATFLGCVIYAGISGEDVGYGATSVVTLFVIGGVAFLGFVVAEMRAVNPMFDFRYLRRPMVRSALIVAFAVYFGIFSIFFFTALYLQEVVNYSGWRTAAVFAPMAAAIIVGSLFSGGWVAVRGSRTPMITGCLIGAAGILLTRQFLGVTVDFAPLALSLTVAGLGFGIAVVPLTSAVLTGVPAAHSGMAAAATNTMRQVGAVVGVAALGGLVNSFLNSDLVDRLNQLQIPANFQSVVIGAIETGNVPAGGDPAAAAAYGPIVNQVITATYAAFHRGLDVALLVSGVMILVAAVVTASATLFRAGDRSGYEYRA from the coding sequence ATGACGACATCCAGCGCGCCGAAATCCGCTGCGGCGCGGCCGAAGATCGCGCTCGCCACGGTCACCGCGGTCCTGTTCGTGACCTTCCTGGACACCACCATCGTCAGCGTCACCCTCGGCAATATCCAGTCCGACATCCACGCCGGGGTGGTGTCGCTGCAGTGGGTGGTCAACGCCTACACCCTGGTGTTCGCGAGCCTGATGCTGACCGCCGGATCGCTCGGCGACCGCTGGGGCCGCAAGAAGGTGATGGTCGGCGGGTTGGTCATTTTCTGTGCGGGATCGGTGTTCTCGGCTCTGGCGTCGAGCGTCTCGCTGCTCATCGCCGGGCGCGGGGTGATGGGTCTGGGCGCCGCCGCCTCCGAACCGGGCACGCTGTCGGTGATCCGGCACATCTTCCCCGACCGCGGCCTGCGTGCGCGGGCGCTGGGCGCCTGGGCGGCCGTCTCGGGTCTGGCGCTGGCGCTGGGCCCGGTGATCGGCGGCCTGCTGGTGGGCGCGTTCGGCTGGCGCTCGGTGTTCTGGTTCAACCTCGCGGTCGGCGCGGTGGTGCTGGCCGCCGCGCTGCGGTACGTGCCCGAGAGCGCCGACCCGCAGCCCGGACCCGTCGACCTGCCCGGATTCGTGCTCGGCGCAACGTTTCTCGGCTGCGTGATCTACGCGGGCATCTCCGGGGAGGACGTCGGCTACGGCGCGACGTCGGTGGTGACGCTGTTCGTGATCGGCGGCGTGGCCTTCCTCGGCTTCGTCGTCGCCGAGATGCGCGCGGTCAATCCGATGTTCGACTTCCGTTATCTGCGAAGGCCGATGGTGCGCAGCGCGCTGATCGTGGCGTTCGCCGTCTACTTCGGCATCTTCTCGATCTTCTTCTTCACCGCGCTGTATCTGCAAGAGGTGGTGAACTATTCGGGCTGGCGCACCGCCGCGGTCTTCGCGCCGATGGCCGCCGCGATCATCGTGGGCTCGCTGTTCTCCGGCGGCTGGGTGGCGGTGCGCGGCTCGCGCACCCCGATGATCACCGGCTGCCTGATCGGCGCGGCCGGTATCCTGCTGACCCGCCAATTCCTGGGCGTCACCGTGGATTTCGCGCCGCTGGCGCTGTCGCTGACCGTCGCCGGGCTCGGGTTCGGCATCGCCGTGGTGCCGCTGACCTCCGCCGTGCTGACCGGGGTGCCCGCCGCACATTCCGGCATGGCCGCCGCCGCGACCAACACCATGCGCCAGGTCGGCGCGGTGGTCGGGGTGGCCGCGCTCGGCGGGCTGGTCAACTCGTTCCTCAACTCCGATCTGGTGGATCGGCTGAACCAGCTGCAGATTCCGGCCAACTTCCAGTCCGTCGTCATCGGCGCCATCGAGACCGGGAACGTGCCCGCCGGCGGCGATCCCGCCGCCGCGGCCGCCTACGGCCCGATCGTGAACCAGGTCATCACCGCCACCTACGCCGCATTCCACCGCGGACTCGATGTGGCACTGCTGGTTTCGGGCGTCATGATCCTGGTGGCGGCCGTCGTCACCGCGAGCGCCACCCTGTTCCGGGCGGGTGACCGCTCCGGCTACGAGTACCGGGCCTGA
- a CDS encoding ABC transporter substrate-binding protein, translating to MALSACGGNSNPLAGSGGGCDGDTNKLTVGSANFPESETVADVYAEALRANGFAVDTKLNIGSREAYIPALRQCSISVVPEYTGNLLQYLDKSSTATAAADVNAALTKALGGDLAAGTPAPGEDSDGVVVTRATADKWNLHSIADLAAHSSEVTFGAPAEFTERPVGLPGLKKDYGLDIAPDKFVPIGDSGGPATVRALTDGKVTAANIFTTSPAIKQNDLVVLEDSRHNFPAQNVVPVLNAKKKSDKALQALDAVSAKLTTAALISLNDQVSGPTKTEPAAAAKAWVTAQGLDKPVG from the coding sequence ATGGCGCTGTCGGCCTGTGGCGGCAACTCCAACCCGCTGGCCGGATCCGGCGGCGGCTGCGACGGCGACACCAACAAGCTCACCGTCGGCTCCGCGAACTTCCCGGAATCCGAGACGGTGGCCGACGTCTACGCGGAAGCGTTGCGCGCCAACGGATTCGCCGTCGACACCAAGCTCAATATCGGCAGCCGGGAGGCGTACATTCCCGCGCTGCGGCAGTGTTCGATCAGCGTGGTCCCCGAATACACCGGCAATCTGCTGCAGTACCTGGACAAGTCGTCGACCGCGACCGCGGCGGCCGACGTGAACGCCGCGCTGACCAAGGCGCTCGGCGGCGACCTGGCCGCCGGGACCCCGGCCCCCGGTGAGGATTCCGACGGCGTGGTGGTCACCCGGGCCACCGCCGACAAGTGGAATCTGCACAGCATCGCCGACCTCGCCGCGCATTCGTCCGAGGTCACCTTCGGCGCCCCGGCCGAATTCACCGAGCGGCCCGTGGGCCTGCCCGGCCTGAAGAAGGACTACGGGCTCGATATCGCGCCCGACAAATTCGTCCCGATCGGCGACAGCGGCGGCCCGGCCACCGTGCGTGCCCTGACCGACGGAAAGGTGACCGCGGCCAATATCTTCACCACCTCCCCCGCGATCAAACAGAACGATCTCGTGGTGCTGGAGGACTCCCGGCACAACTTCCCGGCCCAGAACGTGGTGCCGGTGCTCAACGCCAAGAAGAAGTCCGACAAGGCGTTGCAGGCGCTCGACGCGGTGTCGGCGAAATTGACCACGGCCGCGCTGATCTCGCTCAACGATCAAGTCTCCGGCCCGACCAAGACCGAACCGGCGGCGGCGGCCAAGGCGTGGGTGACCGCGCAGGGGCTGGACAAGCCGGTCGGATAG